From a region of the Mycobacterium sp. SMC-8 genome:
- a CDS encoding Dyp-type peroxidase, with the protein MPPPLPQPVLAPLTPAAIFLVATIDEGGEEAVHDALGDIAGLVRAIGFRDPAKRLSVVTSIGSDAWDRLFSGPRPAELHPFIALDGGVHRAPSTPGDLLFHIRAETMDVCFELATKLVPAMGAISVVDETHGFRFFDNRDLLGFVDGTENPDGPLADSATQIGDEDPDFAGGCYVHVQKYLHLMDAWNALPTEEQERVIGRTKLDDIELDDAVKPANSHVALNVIEDEEGNELKIVRHNMPFGEVGTGEFGTYFIGYSRTAAVTERMLRNMFLGDPPGNTDRVLDFSRAVTGSMFFTPITDFLNNAPPLPDSATDSAQPSSVPPAGYAGSLAIGSLKGQTQ; encoded by the coding sequence GTGCCCCCTCCCCTGCCGCAGCCGGTGCTGGCGCCGCTGACGCCGGCGGCGATCTTTCTGGTGGCCACCATCGACGAGGGCGGCGAGGAGGCGGTGCACGACGCGCTGGGCGACATCGCCGGGCTGGTGCGCGCGATCGGATTCCGCGACCCGGCCAAGCGGCTGTCGGTGGTGACGTCGATCGGATCGGACGCCTGGGACCGGTTGTTCAGTGGCCCCCGGCCTGCCGAGCTGCATCCGTTCATCGCGCTCGACGGCGGCGTGCACCGCGCCCCGTCCACACCGGGCGATCTGCTGTTCCACATCCGCGCCGAGACGATGGACGTCTGCTTCGAGCTGGCGACCAAACTGGTCCCGGCGATGGGTGCGATCTCCGTCGTCGACGAGACCCACGGGTTCCGCTTCTTCGACAACCGGGACCTGCTCGGGTTCGTCGACGGCACCGAGAACCCCGACGGACCGCTGGCCGACAGCGCCACCCAGATCGGAGACGAGGACCCTGACTTCGCGGGCGGCTGCTACGTCCACGTGCAGAAGTACCTGCACCTGATGGACGCGTGGAACGCGCTGCCGACCGAGGAGCAGGAGCGGGTGATCGGCCGAACCAAACTCGACGACATCGAACTCGATGACGCGGTCAAACCGGCCAATTCCCATGTGGCGCTGAATGTGATCGAGGACGAAGAAGGCAACGAACTCAAGATCGTGCGGCACAACATGCCGTTCGGAGAGGTCGGAACCGGCGAGTTCGGCACGTACTTCATCGGTTACTCGCGCACCGCCGCGGTCACCGAACGGATGCTGCGCAACATGTTTCTCGGCGACCCGCCGGGCAACACCGACCGGGTGCTGGATTTCTCGCGGGCCGTCACGGGCTCGATGTTCTTCACGCCGATCACCGATTTCCTCAACAACGCTCCGCCACTCCCTGATTCGGCTACGGACTCCGCGCAGCCCTCCAGTGTGCCGCCGGCCGGCTACGCGGGATCACTCGCGATCGGCAGCCTGAAAGGACAAACGCAATGA
- the purQ gene encoding phosphoribosylformylglycinamidine synthase subunit PurQ, with protein sequence MTAKVGVITFPGTLDDIDAARAVRLAGGEPVSLWHADADLKGVDAVVVPGGFSYGDYLRAGAIAKFAPVMGEVIAAAGRGMPVLGICNGFQVLCEAGLLPGALTRNAGLHFICRDTWLEVASNTTAWTSRYELGADLLVPLKSGEGRYVAGENVLDELEGEGRVVFRYRENLNGSMRGIAGISSANGRVVGLMPHPEHATEALTGPSDDGLGIFYSALDAVLVS encoded by the coding sequence ATGACCGCCAAAGTGGGGGTCATCACATTCCCCGGCACGCTCGATGACATCGACGCCGCCAGGGCGGTCCGGCTGGCGGGTGGCGAGCCGGTCAGCCTGTGGCACGCCGACGCCGACCTCAAGGGCGTCGACGCTGTCGTCGTCCCCGGCGGCTTCTCCTACGGCGACTATCTGCGAGCCGGCGCCATCGCCAAGTTCGCGCCGGTCATGGGTGAGGTCATCGCGGCCGCCGGTCGTGGCATGCCCGTGCTCGGGATCTGTAACGGCTTCCAGGTGCTGTGCGAAGCCGGTCTGTTGCCGGGAGCGCTGACCCGCAACGCCGGACTGCACTTCATCTGCCGTGACACCTGGCTGGAGGTGGCGTCCAACACCACCGCGTGGACCAGCCGCTATGAACTGGGCGCCGACCTTCTCGTGCCGCTGAAGTCCGGTGAGGGACGCTACGTCGCCGGTGAGAACGTGCTCGACGAACTGGAGGGCGAGGGCCGGGTGGTGTTCCGCTACCGCGAGAACCTCAACGGCTCGATGCGCGGGATCGCCGGCATCAGCTCGGCCAACGGACGCGTCGTCGGCCTGATGCCGCATCCCGAGCACGCCACCGAGGCGTTGACCGGCCCGTCCGACGACGGTCTGGGGATTTTCTACTCGGCACTGGACGCAGTTTTGGTGTCCTGA
- a CDS encoding family 1 encapsulin nanocompartment shell protein, whose product MNNLYRDLAPITDAAWAQIEEEATRTFKRNIAGRRVVDVSEPGGPVTAAVSTGHLLDVAPPGDGVIAHLRDARPLVRLRVPFTIRRIDIDDVERGSQDSDWDPVKEAAKKLAFAEDRAIFEGYEAAHINGIRRSSSCPNLVLPDDPRDIPDVISQALSELRLAGVDGPYSVLLSADVYTKVSETTAHGYPVREHLNRLVDGDIIWAPAIDGAIVLSTRGGDFDLQLGTDVCIGYLSHDAETVQLYLQETFTFLCYTAEASVALSAG is encoded by the coding sequence ATGAACAACCTCTACCGGGACCTGGCTCCGATCACCGACGCGGCGTGGGCGCAGATCGAGGAGGAGGCCACGCGCACCTTCAAGCGGAACATCGCGGGCCGTCGCGTGGTCGACGTCAGTGAGCCGGGCGGACCGGTGACAGCCGCGGTGAGCACCGGCCACCTGCTCGACGTCGCACCGCCGGGCGACGGTGTGATCGCCCACCTGCGCGACGCCCGACCGCTGGTACGGCTCCGAGTCCCGTTCACCATCAGGCGGATCGACATCGACGACGTCGAGCGGGGCTCACAGGACTCCGACTGGGATCCGGTCAAGGAGGCCGCCAAAAAGCTGGCGTTCGCCGAGGACCGGGCGATCTTCGAGGGTTACGAGGCTGCGCACATCAACGGCATCCGCAGGTCGAGTTCGTGCCCGAATCTGGTGCTGCCGGACGACCCGCGCGACATTCCCGATGTCATCAGCCAGGCACTGTCGGAACTGCGGTTGGCCGGCGTGGATGGACCGTACAGCGTGCTGCTGTCGGCCGACGTCTATACCAAGGTGAGCGAGACGACCGCGCACGGATATCCGGTGCGTGAGCATCTGAACCGGCTCGTCGACGGCGACATCATCTGGGCTCCCGCCATCGACGGCGCGATCGTGTTGTCCACTCGCGGCGGCGATTTCGATCTGCAGCTGGGCACCGACGTGTGCATCGGCTACCTGTCGCATGATGCCGAAACGGTACAGCTGTACCTGCAGGAAACCTTCACGTTCCTGTGCTACACCGCCGAGGCCTCGGTCGCGCTGAGCGCCGGCTAA
- the purS gene encoding phosphoribosylformylglycinamidine synthase subunit PurS, with translation MAKVVVNVMPKTEILDPQGQAIVGALGRLGFDGISDVRQGKRFELEVDGEIDDAKLAEIAESLLANTVIEDWTVSREDQA, from the coding sequence GTGGCAAAAGTGGTGGTGAACGTCATGCCGAAGACCGAGATCCTGGATCCGCAGGGCCAGGCAATCGTCGGCGCGCTGGGCCGGCTCGGGTTCGACGGGATCTCAGATGTGCGGCAGGGCAAGCGATTCGAGCTGGAGGTCGATGGCGAGATCGATGACGCCAAGCTGGCTGAGATCGCCGAATCGCTGCTCGCCAACACCGTGATCGAAGACTGGACCGTGAGCCGGGAAGACCAGGCATGA